A portion of the Calothrix sp. 336/3 genome contains these proteins:
- a CDS encoding class I SAM-dependent methyltransferase: MRGEKLNLNPYKQQIADIYNRRSHNYDDSPWHTTITQRLIVDAQIEVGQTVLDIATGTGQLAIQVSEIVGSTGKVVGVDISPGMMEKASAKISEMGVKNIELIIADAEFLDFPDNSFDRILCSNAFPWMANKQGTLALWYKLLKPGGIIGMNTPTATAFTADVVFQEILDKNNIQLNRINSINTKPLIQDLLAETGLELLKIDTEQYGKYTTLEQAKQVWQLIYPSSETSFYPLSQIPSQKLAPMQAEFDKKIEKLVTEQGIWNEGTYFFIYGRKPINTL, translated from the coding sequence ATGAGAGGTGAAAAATTGAATTTAAATCCCTATAAGCAACAAATTGCAGATATTTATAATCGCAGAAGTCACAACTACGACGATAGTCCATGGCATACAACCATCACTCAGCGTCTGATTGTAGATGCACAAATAGAAGTGGGACAAACTGTTTTAGATATCGCTACAGGAACAGGTCAATTAGCAATTCAAGTGTCTGAGATTGTTGGTTCTACTGGCAAGGTTGTTGGGGTAGATATTTCCCCAGGAATGATGGAAAAAGCAAGTGCAAAAATCTCAGAGATGGGAGTCAAAAATATAGAGTTAATCATAGCTGATGCGGAATTTCTCGATTTTCCTGATAACAGTTTTGACAGGATTTTATGCTCTAATGCTTTTCCTTGGATGGCAAATAAACAAGGAACTCTTGCCCTCTGGTATAAATTGCTGAAACCCGGCGGTATTATCGGTATGAACACACCCACGGCAACAGCTTTTACTGCCGATGTAGTGTTTCAAGAAATTCTTGATAAGAATAATATTCAATTGAACCGGATTAATTCTATTAATACAAAGCCATTAATCCAAGACTTGCTGGCAGAAACTGGGTTGGAATTATTGAAAATTGATACTGAACAATATGGTAAATATACAACTCTAGAACAGGCAAAGCAAGTATGGCAGCTTATTTATCCATCATCAGAAACATCATTTTATCCGTTGTCACAAATTCCCAGCCAAAAATTAGCGCCAATGCAAGCTGAGTTTGATAAAAAGATAGAGAAATTAGTTACAGAACAGGGAATTTGGAATGAAGGAACTTACTTTTTTATCTATGGTCGTAAACCGATAAATACTCTATAA